From a single Gimesia fumaroli genomic region:
- the hemB gene encoding porphobilinogen synthase, which yields MFPQIRMRRNRRTDWSRRLVSENQLSVNDLIWPLFIQDGANQKTEIPSMPGVQRLTIEHLIEEARSAAELKIPVIALFPATDPAKKTEGGEESFNPDNLVCRAVRALKAENLNLGILCDVALDPYTSHGQDGLVKDGYVVNDETIEVLCRQAVVQAEAGCDIIAPSDMMDGRIGEIREALDEAGFQHVQIMAYAAKYASAFYGPFRDAVGSGTNLGTGDKRTYQMDPANSDEAMREVGLDINEGADMVMVKPGMPYLDIVRRVKAEFEIPTYAYQVSGEYAMISAAAQNGWLDRQRCILESLLCFKRAGADGILTYFAKEVAEILQAG from the coding sequence ATGTTTCCTCAAATACGAATGAGGCGAAATCGCCGAACCGATTGGTCTCGACGGCTGGTTTCCGAAAATCAACTCTCTGTGAACGATTTAATCTGGCCTCTATTTATACAGGATGGCGCGAATCAGAAAACAGAGATTCCCTCTATGCCAGGAGTTCAGCGTCTCACCATTGAACACCTGATCGAAGAGGCCCGGTCTGCTGCAGAACTAAAAATTCCCGTCATTGCTCTATTTCCAGCGACCGATCCCGCCAAGAAAACCGAAGGAGGCGAAGAATCGTTCAACCCGGACAATTTAGTCTGTCGTGCCGTCCGTGCATTGAAGGCCGAGAATCTGAACCTGGGAATTCTGTGTGACGTCGCCCTCGACCCTTATACCAGTCACGGGCAGGATGGTCTGGTAAAAGACGGATACGTCGTCAACGATGAAACGATAGAGGTCCTCTGTCGCCAGGCAGTCGTTCAAGCAGAAGCCGGCTGTGATATTATCGCCCCTTCTGACATGATGGATGGACGCATCGGTGAGATACGGGAAGCCTTGGATGAAGCCGGATTTCAGCATGTTCAGATCATGGCGTACGCTGCCAAATACGCGTCTGCGTTTTATGGTCCGTTCCGCGATGCCGTGGGATCAGGGACAAATCTGGGGACCGGCGATAAACGGACCTACCAGATGGATCCTGCCAACAGCGATGAAGCAATGCGAGAAGTGGGCCTGGATATCAACGAAGGGGCCGACATGGTGATGGTCAAACCCGGGATGCCTTACCTGGATATTGTCCGTCGCGTCAAAGCCGAATTTGAGATTCCCACGTATGCCTATCAGGTAAGTGGCGAATATGCCATGATTTCGGCTGCCGCCCAGAATGGCTGGCTGGATCGCCAGCGCTGTATCCTGGAAAGCCTGCTTTGCTTCAAAAGAGCCGGCGCAGATGGGATATTAACCTATTTTGCAAAGGAAGTTGCGGAAATACTGCAGGCAGGATAG
- a CDS encoding outer membrane protein assembly factor BamB family protein, whose product MRRMNMVLVGSVMLFFTASLANAGDWAHWRGPEHNGISRETNLVDVWSLDGKNVLWTSDIGGRSAPIVLDGRVYLNCRTHHDVTDPKDKINAQEQVVCWDAKTGDVLWKDVFNVFQTDIPSPRVGWASMAGDTETGNVFVHSVSGLFRCYSPEGKVLWETSLAEDYGKISGYGGRTQTPIVDENRVIVSFLQLNWGKTAVPPPKQTYYAFDKKTGKLLWTAAPGGAPFDTNYSVPIVTVIDGTRMLIAGNADGGCYAMNARTGEKLWGFAMSKRGLNCSPVADGKYVYISHGEDNIDTVDFGRIQCIDGSLRGDITKTGSVWRVDGIKAGYASLLVKDGILYAVADTGRMYAYDSKNGKELWTYNLGTVGKGSPVWADGKLYVMEVNGNIHILKPSREKCEELSHVQLLARVDKGMDEIYASPAIADGRIYFVTRDRTICIGNETLKPSSDPVPPLGKEKPKQDQIASIQLVPYEVAVGQGEKVDYEILAYDANGQFIKKVDAKITLGKGLEAAKVDGMSVTTPTDLKVPTAGTISVKVGDASAESRIRVFPPLPWKFDLEELKGKAVPPAWINAFLKLQPNKVDGTTALKASPGKGRPSANIWLGPSDMSQLAPNGYTVQADVFLKEQKRKLASMGVTVNRYDLILKGNSSKLAIQSWAPHKRMAKEVRFRADPDVWYTMKLKVDIKDGVATVKGKVWPREKPEPKEWTIEATDPHANLKGSPGLYLYRLADAYVDNIIVSEDK is encoded by the coding sequence ATGCGAAGAATGAACATGGTGCTTGTCGGCTCCGTTATGCTGTTTTTCACCGCCTCTCTTGCAAATGCAGGCGACTGGGCTCATTGGCGTGGCCCCGAGCATAATGGTATTTCCCGTGAAACCAATCTGGTTGATGTCTGGTCGCTTGACGGCAAAAACGTACTTTGGACGTCAGACATCGGCGGACGTTCGGCTCCGATAGTGTTAGACGGTCGAGTCTATCTGAATTGTCGCACACACCATGATGTGACAGACCCCAAAGATAAAATTAATGCCCAGGAACAGGTTGTCTGCTGGGATGCGAAAACAGGGGACGTTCTCTGGAAAGATGTCTTCAACGTTTTCCAGACCGATATCCCCTCACCTCGTGTTGGTTGGGCCAGCATGGCCGGTGATACGGAAACCGGGAATGTGTTTGTGCATTCCGTCAGCGGTCTGTTCCGATGCTACTCTCCTGAAGGAAAAGTCCTCTGGGAAACCTCACTGGCAGAAGACTATGGAAAGATCTCCGGTTATGGTGGGCGAACACAAACACCGATCGTTGATGAAAATCGGGTGATAGTCAGCTTCCTGCAACTGAACTGGGGCAAGACAGCTGTCCCTCCTCCAAAACAGACTTACTATGCATTCGATAAGAAGACCGGAAAACTGCTCTGGACGGCAGCGCCCGGCGGTGCTCCTTTTGACACTAACTATTCCGTTCCCATTGTGACCGTGATTGATGGGACACGGATGCTGATCGCCGGAAACGCAGACGGCGGATGCTACGCGATGAATGCCCGCACTGGGGAAAAACTATGGGGCTTCGCGATGTCCAAGCGCGGCCTGAACTGCTCCCCCGTTGCCGATGGGAAATACGTTTACATTTCACACGGTGAAGATAATATCGACACCGTTGACTTCGGTCGAATTCAATGCATCGATGGTTCGCTCCGTGGTGATATCACCAAAACCGGCAGCGTCTGGCGTGTCGATGGGATCAAAGCCGGCTATGCCAGCCTGCTTGTCAAAGACGGAATTCTGTACGCCGTTGCTGACACCGGTCGGATGTATGCTTATGACAGCAAAAACGGTAAAGAACTCTGGACATACAACTTGGGAACCGTCGGAAAAGGTTCTCCTGTCTGGGCCGATGGCAAACTCTATGTGATGGAAGTGAATGGTAACATTCACATTCTCAAACCGAGCCGCGAAAAATGTGAAGAACTTTCTCACGTCCAACTGCTGGCCCGTGTTGACAAAGGCATGGACGAAATTTACGCGTCACCCGCGATTGCTGATGGCCGCATTTATTTTGTCACTCGCGATAGAACCATTTGCATTGGTAATGAAACCCTGAAGCCGAGCAGCGATCCTGTTCCGCCACTGGGAAAAGAAAAACCAAAGCAGGATCAAATCGCTTCGATTCAACTGGTCCCCTATGAAGTGGCTGTCGGTCAAGGAGAAAAAGTCGATTATGAGATTCTGGCTTATGATGCAAACGGCCAGTTTATCAAAAAGGTTGATGCCAAGATTACTCTTGGAAAAGGGCTCGAAGCTGCGAAAGTAGACGGCATGAGCGTAACGACGCCTACTGATTTGAAAGTCCCGACAGCGGGAACGATTTCAGTGAAGGTCGGCGATGCTTCAGCGGAATCTCGTATCCGAGTCTTCCCTCCCCTGCCTTGGAAGTTTGATTTAGAAGAACTGAAAGGTAAGGCGGTTCCACCGGCGTGGATCAATGCCTTCTTGAAATTGCAGCCTAACAAAGTGGATGGAACAACGGCCCTCAAAGCCAGCCCCGGTAAAGGCCGACCGAGTGCCAATATCTGGCTTGGTCCATCTGATATGAGTCAATTGGCCCCTAACGGTTATACCGTTCAGGCTGATGTCTTTCTGAAAGAACAAAAACGGAAACTGGCCAGTATGGGTGTGACCGTGAATCGTTACGACCTGATCCTGAAAGGGAACTCCAGCAAGCTGGCGATTCAAAGTTGGGCACCACATAAGAGAATGGCTAAGGAAGTTCGGTTCCGTGCTGATCCGGACGTCTGGTATACCATGAAGCTCAAAGTCGATATCAAGGATGGTGTCGCAACAGTGAAAGGTAAAGTATGGCCTCGCGAAAAGCCTGAGCCAAAAGAATGGACTATTGAAGCTACAGATCCCCACGCTAACCTGAAGGGAAGTCCCGGACTTTATCTTTACCGTCTTGCCGATGCTTACGTCGATAACATCATTGTCTCTGAGGATAAATAA
- a CDS encoding outer membrane protein assembly factor BamB family protein, with protein MKKLLIRFALLNSIACCAVMLTTGCESKDSATKPAPGTETELGGSAPLGEPEAGSTTAEAGVDVPDAEPEMKPGPALDPDGNPVETKPAPAKAAAVLAAAKKGTITGDWAMWGGSPSRNMVNKTTGVSLNFKPGEGDEKGENINWVSKLGSQTYGNPVVANGQVYVGTNNGGKYRPQYEDDLGVVLCFDEKTGDFKWQLSREKLPQGRVNDWPEQGICAAPCIEGDRVWVVTNRCELMCLDADGFYDNENDGPYKDEKDTDKQDADIIWSLDMIEDLGVFPHNLATSSPVVHGDYVYLLTSNGVDEAHLEVPAPRAPCFLAVNKKTGELLWEDNTPFDQILHGQWSSPAIGEVNGKTQIYFPGGDGWLYAFSPEGDGDGNAKLIWKFDLNPKDSKWELGGRGTRNAIISTPVFKDNSVVLGVGQDPEHGEGVGHIYRIDATKTGDISPQISDGKDGWKDNPNSGQIWHYGGEDVDGKLTGKKGELLFRRTMSTVAIDDGLVYAPDLSGFVHCLDFETGKRYWEYDMFAACWGSPMVVDGKVFIGNEDGMLIILKAGKEKKLLDEKTFNSSIYSTPTFANGKMFVSDRSQLYSIQVTEE; from the coding sequence ATGAAAAAGTTACTCATACGATTTGCTCTGCTCAACTCAATTGCATGTTGTGCAGTCATGCTGACAACAGGTTGCGAGTCCAAAGACTCGGCGACGAAACCTGCTCCTGGAACGGAAACCGAGTTAGGTGGCTCCGCTCCTTTGGGTGAGCCAGAAGCAGGCTCTACCACAGCAGAAGCAGGAGTGGATGTTCCCGACGCGGAACCTGAAATGAAACCAGGCCCGGCTTTAGACCCTGACGGAAATCCGGTTGAAACCAAGCCGGCTCCTGCAAAAGCAGCAGCAGTTTTAGCTGCTGCTAAAAAAGGGACCATCACAGGTGACTGGGCGATGTGGGGCGGTTCCCCTTCTCGGAACATGGTCAATAAAACGACCGGTGTTTCTCTCAATTTCAAACCCGGCGAAGGGGATGAAAAAGGAGAGAACATCAACTGGGTCTCCAAACTGGGCTCACAAACTTACGGAAACCCGGTTGTCGCAAATGGCCAGGTTTACGTAGGAACCAATAATGGTGGAAAGTACCGTCCGCAGTACGAAGATGACCTGGGCGTTGTACTCTGCTTTGATGAAAAGACAGGTGATTTCAAATGGCAGTTGTCACGTGAAAAACTTCCCCAGGGTCGTGTCAATGACTGGCCGGAACAGGGCATCTGTGCTGCTCCCTGTATCGAAGGAGATCGTGTATGGGTTGTCACAAATCGTTGTGAATTGATGTGTCTGGATGCAGACGGGTTTTATGACAACGAAAACGACGGCCCCTATAAAGATGAAAAAGACACCGACAAACAAGATGCAGATATCATCTGGTCGCTGGATATGATTGAAGACCTGGGTGTCTTCCCTCACAACCTCGCAACCAGTTCTCCCGTAGTTCACGGCGACTACGTTTACCTGCTCACCTCGAACGGAGTTGATGAAGCACACCTGGAAGTCCCGGCACCTCGTGCTCCCTGCTTCCTGGCGGTCAACAAAAAAACCGGAGAACTGCTCTGGGAAGACAATACTCCCTTTGATCAGATTCTGCACGGTCAATGGTCTTCACCTGCGATTGGTGAAGTCAATGGAAAGACGCAAATCTACTTCCCCGGTGGAGACGGCTGGTTGTATGCCTTCTCTCCTGAAGGGGACGGCGATGGGAATGCCAAGCTAATCTGGAAGTTCGACCTGAACCCCAAAGACTCAAAATGGGAACTGGGGGGACGTGGCACCCGTAATGCGATCATCAGTACGCCTGTCTTTAAAGACAACAGCGTTGTACTGGGTGTTGGCCAGGACCCTGAGCATGGCGAAGGCGTCGGTCATATCTACCGCATTGACGCTACGAAAACCGGTGATATCAGCCCTCAGATTTCCGATGGCAAAGATGGCTGGAAAGACAACCCGAACTCAGGCCAGATCTGGCACTACGGCGGTGAAGACGTTGACGGCAAGCTGACCGGCAAAAAAGGTGAGCTGTTATTCCGTCGAACGATGTCTACCGTCGCGATTGACGACGGACTGGTTTATGCTCCTGACCTCAGTGGATTCGTGCACTGTCTCGATTTCGAGACCGGGAAGCGTTATTGGGAATATGACATGTTCGCAGCCTGCTGGGGTTCTCCCATGGTTGTCGACGGAAAGGTCTTTATCGGAAACGAAGATGGAATGTTGATTATTCTCAAAGCCGGCAAGGAAAAGAAACTGCTGGACGAGAAGACATTCAATTCTTCGATTTACAGCACACCTACCTTCGCCAACGGCAAGATGTTCGTGTCTGACCGATCCCAGCTCTACTCGATCCAAGTTACTGAAGAGTAA
- a CDS encoding dolichyl-phosphate beta-glucosyltransferase — translation MRISSAIEVKSDISQYMSAAIIVIPCYNEEKRLEVLQFRKYAIRHPNHQFLFVNDGSSDRTALILDDLKTAVPDAFDVLHLPQNQGKAEAVRQGMLQAMHAGVDYAGFWDADLATPLEMIPEFAAQLDQTSQLSMVIGARVKLLGRQIERQQLRHYLGRTFATAASIVLKLPIYDSQCGAKLFRVTPECEALFATPFLTNWIFDVELLARARQLEKFYQCPALEETVYELPLTRWMDVAGSKVKPHDFLKAFFELCSIYWNYLRPSIKVPFANLAAQPVREETRKAA, via the coding sequence ATGCGTATTTCGTCTGCGATTGAAGTGAAATCGGATATCAGCCAATATATGTCAGCCGCGATAATTGTCATCCCCTGTTACAATGAAGAAAAACGATTAGAGGTTCTGCAGTTTCGCAAGTATGCGATCAGACACCCGAACCATCAGTTTTTATTCGTGAATGATGGCAGCAGCGACCGGACCGCATTGATTCTGGACGACCTGAAAACAGCGGTGCCTGATGCATTTGATGTGCTACACCTGCCCCAAAATCAAGGCAAAGCAGAAGCCGTTCGGCAGGGAATGCTGCAGGCAATGCATGCTGGTGTTGACTATGCCGGTTTCTGGGATGCAGATCTGGCGACTCCACTGGAGATGATTCCGGAATTTGCTGCACAGCTGGATCAGACTTCCCAGCTCTCAATGGTCATCGGAGCGCGAGTCAAACTTCTGGGCAGGCAGATTGAACGACAACAGCTAAGGCACTATCTGGGCCGTACGTTTGCGACTGCCGCCTCGATCGTTTTGAAACTTCCCATTTATGATTCTCAATGCGGGGCAAAACTGTTCCGCGTGACGCCGGAATGCGAGGCACTGTTTGCGACTCCGTTTCTGACAAACTGGATTTTCGATGTGGAACTTCTGGCGCGGGCCCGTCAGTTGGAAAAATTTTATCAATGCCCGGCTCTGGAAGAAACGGTTTATGAACTCCCGCTGACTCGTTGGATGGATGTCGCTGGTTCAAAAGTCAAACCGCATGATTTTCTCAAAGCGTTTTTCGAACTATGTTCGATTTACTGGAACTATCTCAGGCCATCAATCAAAGTTCCTTTTGCTAATTTAGCTGCTCAACCAGTGAGAGAAGAAACGCGCAAAGCCGCTTAA
- a CDS encoding DUF4159 domain-containing protein produces MDRSHHQKAHRALRWIITGAICIFWGLQSSETVSAQELSAKAVSDSIERGRDFLVKKQNQNGSWPVPGNTYQEGMSCLALMALINCGMTAEDEPVQRGLKYLRSLRAPKPKGTYQTSLMIMALAAAKDGKRDLPLIASLVQRLEKSQVKTGLDAGGWSYGPGMAIGGGGVADRSNSQYAVLALRDAVHAGVPVSLKTWKLIKQYWSSQQGGDGGWGYQSRAGNSRGSMTVAGIATMVIVNSMLGDELEINPDGTPVCCDQKEADESIERAIRWMSSHFSVGSNPGVNSWLLYYLYGLERAGRLSGTRFFGKHDWYREGAAFLVKRQSQRDGSWRGTGLESDPVLGTSFVLLFLSKGLAPVLINKLEYKTNQQVNLKPGIIPNWNHHQNDILNLTDALSGRPDWPKLLTWQTVNLELAIEGGGVQVLRQAPVLFISGLDNPQFGEKQVTILKQYVEQGGFLFAVDNCNGAGFDRGFRTLIKSMYPQGEAQLKRLTAEHPVFRCEYLLDAESVELYGVDVGCRTSIIYCPDDLACLWDKWMKFPPKDRSPQANSMITRAIRIGTNVIAYATGREPPNKLDQEELANQGGAQDQIERGFLQIAKLRHTGTWDAAPRALRNLLKALNQKAGMIASTKTPTLPASDPNLMKYPLLYMHGRSQFSFSKTEIATVKQALENGAVLFADACCGSEPFDRSFRQLMSEMFPTKQLKRIPVSHPLFSEQTGYDVRKVRRRQMEVDDINQPLKAKTLVVEPLLEGIEIDGHLAVIYSKYDISCALEQQASVACAGYIPQDAVNLALNIVRYALLQDIAYKKKIDGIKVD; encoded by the coding sequence ATGGATCGATCACATCATCAGAAAGCGCATCGGGCGTTGCGCTGGATCATTACAGGTGCCATTTGCATTTTCTGGGGATTGCAATCGTCGGAGACGGTATCTGCTCAGGAACTCTCAGCGAAAGCGGTCTCTGATTCCATCGAACGCGGACGGGATTTTCTGGTCAAAAAACAGAACCAAAACGGTTCATGGCCTGTTCCCGGTAACACGTATCAAGAAGGCATGAGTTGTCTGGCACTAATGGCCTTAATCAACTGCGGCATGACAGCAGAAGACGAACCAGTCCAGCGTGGTTTGAAGTATTTAAGATCATTGCGCGCTCCCAAGCCCAAAGGCACCTATCAAACCAGCCTGATGATCATGGCTCTGGCAGCGGCTAAAGACGGGAAACGAGATTTACCCCTGATCGCCTCATTGGTCCAACGTCTGGAAAAGAGTCAGGTAAAAACGGGACTCGACGCTGGGGGCTGGAGTTATGGTCCTGGAATGGCGATTGGCGGAGGTGGAGTTGCAGACCGGAGTAACAGTCAGTATGCAGTACTGGCTCTTCGGGATGCCGTTCATGCAGGTGTTCCCGTCAGTCTGAAGACCTGGAAATTAATCAAACAATATTGGAGCTCCCAACAAGGGGGCGATGGCGGCTGGGGTTATCAATCGAGAGCCGGCAATAGCCGAGGCAGTATGACGGTTGCCGGCATCGCAACAATGGTCATTGTCAATTCCATGCTGGGAGACGAGCTGGAAATCAATCCGGATGGGACTCCCGTCTGCTGTGATCAAAAGGAGGCCGATGAGTCCATCGAACGTGCCATCCGTTGGATGTCCAGCCATTTTTCGGTGGGCAGTAATCCCGGCGTGAATTCCTGGTTACTCTACTACCTGTATGGTCTTGAACGGGCCGGTCGGCTCAGTGGGACCCGATTCTTTGGCAAACACGACTGGTATCGGGAAGGGGCTGCATTTCTGGTGAAAAGGCAGTCTCAACGGGATGGCTCCTGGAGAGGCACCGGACTGGAATCGGATCCTGTCTTAGGGACCAGTTTCGTCTTGCTGTTTCTATCCAAAGGTCTCGCTCCGGTTTTGATCAATAAGCTGGAATACAAAACCAACCAGCAGGTGAATCTGAAACCCGGAATCATTCCCAATTGGAACCATCACCAGAATGATATTCTCAATTTGACTGATGCCTTATCGGGCCGCCCCGATTGGCCAAAGTTACTCACCTGGCAGACCGTCAATCTGGAGCTCGCCATAGAGGGAGGCGGCGTGCAGGTTCTTCGTCAGGCGCCCGTGCTGTTTATCAGTGGCCTGGATAATCCGCAATTCGGTGAAAAACAGGTCACGATCTTAAAACAATATGTTGAGCAGGGGGGCTTCCTCTTTGCAGTAGATAATTGCAATGGAGCCGGATTCGATCGTGGTTTTCGCACGTTGATAAAAAGTATGTATCCCCAGGGAGAAGCACAGCTCAAAAGGCTGACTGCAGAACATCCAGTCTTTCGCTGTGAATATCTGCTTGATGCAGAAAGCGTCGAGCTATACGGCGTTGATGTTGGTTGTCGTACGTCAATTATATACTGTCCCGATGATTTGGCCTGTTTATGGGACAAGTGGATGAAGTTTCCCCCCAAGGACCGTTCGCCCCAGGCCAATTCGATGATTACACGGGCCATTCGGATTGGTACGAATGTCATCGCTTATGCTACCGGGCGTGAACCGCCGAATAAACTGGATCAGGAAGAACTGGCAAATCAGGGTGGGGCGCAGGATCAAATTGAACGAGGTTTTTTACAGATCGCCAAGCTCCGTCATACTGGAACCTGGGATGCTGCCCCTCGAGCCCTGCGAAACCTGTTAAAAGCACTCAATCAAAAAGCGGGCATGATTGCTTCAACCAAAACACCAACACTACCCGCCAGTGATCCCAACCTGATGAAGTACCCACTGCTTTACATGCATGGGCGGAGTCAGTTCAGTTTCTCTAAAACAGAAATCGCGACTGTAAAGCAGGCACTGGAAAATGGTGCCGTCCTGTTTGCTGACGCGTGTTGTGGCTCAGAACCTTTCGATCGCAGTTTCCGGCAACTGATGAGTGAGATGTTTCCCACAAAACAATTGAAGCGCATTCCTGTAAGCCACCCATTGTTTTCAGAGCAGACCGGCTATGACGTTCGCAAGGTCAGGCGTCGCCAGATGGAAGTGGACGATATCAATCAGCCTCTTAAAGCGAAAACTCTGGTCGTAGAGCCGTTACTGGAAGGAATTGAAATTGATGGGCATCTGGCTGTGATCTATAGTAAGTACGATATCAGTTGTGCTTTGGAGCAGCAGGCTTCGGTTGCGTGTGCAGGTTATATCCCTCAAGATGCAGTTAACCTGGCGCTGAATATTGTCCGCTATGCGTTACTGCAGGATATTGCCTACAAAAAGAAAATCGATGGCATTAAAGTCGATTAA
- a CDS encoding AAA family ATPase, which translates to MANEKRDFDDFLEKLKRHHDVMVDELHKVIIGQDDVIEQILAAIFTGGHCLLVGVPGLAKTLLVSTIARILDCEFKRIQFTPDLMPSDITGTNVLEEEDSGRRSFRFVQGPVFTNILLADEINRTPPKTQAALLQSMQEREVTVGQTTYDLPDPFFVIATQNPIEQEGTYPLPEAQLDRFMFNIKVEYPNLEEEEKILASTSISEKPEIRKVLSAKSIIYLQRQINMIEVGPMTINYVTRLVRATRPSDGSAPAFIKQMVDWGAGPRAGQYLIAGGKAIAAMSGRASVSLSDIRRVAVPVLRHRISTNFQAQAEGMVTEDIVARLLEEIPEPNIPKYE; encoded by the coding sequence TTGGCTAACGAAAAACGCGACTTCGACGATTTCCTTGAAAAGTTAAAACGCCATCATGACGTTATGGTCGATGAACTACACAAAGTCATTATCGGGCAGGATGATGTCATCGAACAGATTCTTGCAGCCATTTTCACCGGCGGCCATTGTCTGCTGGTTGGAGTCCCCGGACTGGCAAAGACCTTGCTGGTGAGTACCATTGCCCGGATTCTTGACTGTGAGTTCAAACGAATTCAGTTTACTCCGGACCTGATGCCATCCGACATCACAGGAACGAATGTGCTTGAGGAAGAAGATTCCGGTAGACGTTCCTTCCGATTTGTGCAAGGCCCTGTCTTTACAAATATTCTGTTGGCCGATGAAATTAACCGAACTCCTCCTAAGACTCAGGCCGCTTTATTGCAGTCGATGCAGGAACGTGAAGTGACGGTGGGGCAGACGACGTATGATTTACCCGATCCATTTTTTGTGATCGCCACACAGAACCCGATTGAGCAGGAAGGCACCTATCCTCTTCCCGAAGCGCAACTCGACCGTTTCATGTTCAACATCAAAGTGGAATATCCGAATCTGGAAGAGGAAGAAAAAATCCTGGCATCAACAAGCATCAGTGAGAAACCGGAAATTCGGAAAGTACTCTCGGCAAAATCAATCATTTATCTGCAACGACAGATCAATATGATTGAAGTTGGCCCGATGACGATTAACTACGTCACCCGGCTAGTGCGGGCTACGCGTCCGTCAGACGGATCTGCACCTGCGTTCATTAAACAGATGGTTGACTGGGGCGCCGGTCCCCGAGCCGGTCAATATCTGATTGCCGGCGGGAAAGCAATTGCGGCAATGTCAGGACGCGCCAGCGTCTCCTTGAGTGATATCCGTCGCGTGGCTGTCCCAGTGCTGCGCCACCGCATTTCTACAAATTTCCAGGCACAGGCAGAAGGAATGGTGACCGAAGACATCGTAGCGCGGCTGCTCGAAGAAATTCCTGAACCGAATATTCCCAAATACGAGTGA
- a CDS encoding protein kinase domain-containing protein, producing the protein MIFFNKKSPKKKLSEQIVDLRLVTQQEMDGCLQELQEKSTDDGKLIRLLERKNLITSFQAGRLKSNEFEGLVLGDNKLMYQNASGSFARVYRAASLVDGRMVGVKVLRQRWAQDPETVKMFHREAEVCKQFQHKNIVPIFDVGVQDGIHYFTMEFVEGGNLRDFITIRKKLSPSEAIKYTADICEGLEYANRLGYTHRDMKPTNVLMSIQGVAKLIDFGLAGEDDASGAGEAHQRAVEYGTLEKSTGAPRNDPRSDLYFVGTVFYELLSGKPPFPRTKDVEERKRPSRYSQVPSITTLEPNLPTPIVTVLEKLMAYQPNERYQSATEAIQDLLEVRAQLGDSDSDSGPPSREADVKTAAEQELQMAIAPPTVLCVESRPKHQDVLRDYLTKHGYRVLILSDIDRSMNRIKENAPDCVVFMEDSIGAGAVEAFNKALAMNPDLAAVLVLSEKNAAVKKTLKKTDRSRILVQPIKIRNLRAKIQKVLQHQLNDSAELTAY; encoded by the coding sequence ATGATTTTTTTTAATAAGAAGTCACCCAAGAAAAAACTCAGTGAGCAAATCGTCGATCTTCGTCTTGTGACACAACAGGAGATGGACGGTTGCCTGCAGGAACTGCAGGAGAAATCCACTGATGATGGTAAGTTGATCCGTTTGTTAGAGCGGAAAAACCTGATCACATCCTTTCAGGCCGGTCGATTAAAAAGTAATGAATTCGAAGGTCTGGTTCTTGGTGATAATAAATTAATGTACCAGAACGCTTCAGGCAGTTTCGCACGAGTCTATCGAGCTGCTTCGCTGGTTGACGGTCGCATGGTCGGCGTTAAGGTGCTCAGGCAACGCTGGGCTCAGGATCCCGAGACGGTCAAAATGTTTCATCGGGAAGCCGAAGTCTGCAAACAGTTTCAGCATAAGAATATTGTTCCCATCTTTGATGTCGGCGTTCAGGATGGCATTCATTATTTCACAATGGAATTTGTGGAAGGTGGAAATCTGCGTGATTTTATTACCATTCGCAAGAAGCTGTCCCCCTCTGAAGCGATCAAGTATACCGCTGATATTTGCGAGGGGCTCGAGTATGCCAATCGTCTGGGATACACGCACCGTGATATGAAGCCGACTAATGTCTTGATGTCCATTCAGGGTGTCGCGAAGCTGATTGATTTTGGTCTGGCTGGCGAAGATGATGCCAGCGGTGCTGGCGAGGCCCATCAACGTGCAGTTGAATATGGGACGCTCGAAAAGTCGACTGGCGCGCCACGAAATGACCCCCGGAGTGATCTCTATTTTGTGGGGACAGTTTTTTACGAACTACTTAGCGGCAAACCTCCATTCCCGCGGACCAAAGACGTCGAAGAACGAAAACGGCCGTCGCGTTATTCACAGGTTCCTTCCATCACAACTCTGGAACCGAATCTCCCCACTCCGATTGTGACTGTTCTGGAAAAGTTGATGGCCTATCAGCCAAATGAACGCTATCAGTCAGCAACAGAGGCCATTCAGGACTTGCTCGAAGTCCGCGCCCAACTCGGTGACTCTGATTCAGACAGCGGACCTCCTTCAAGAGAAGCAGATGTCAAAACGGCTGCCGAGCAGGAACTGCAGATGGCCATCGCGCCTCCGACCGTCTTATGTGTCGAAAGCCGTCCTAAGCATCAGGACGTGCTGCGAGATTATCTCACGAAACATGGCTACCGGGTTTTGATCCTGAGTGACATCGATCGGTCAATGAACCGCATTAAAGAGAATGCTCCCGATTGTGTCGTCTTCATGGAAGATTCTATTGGGGCAGGAGCCGTCGAGGCATTTAACAAAGCTTTAGCGATGAACCCTGATCTAGCCGCGGTGCTTGTTCTGTCTGAGAAGAACGCCGCTGTCAAGAAGACGTTGAAGAAAACAGACCGCTCTCGGATTCTGGTCCAGCCAATCAAAATCCGAAATTTACGAGCGAAAATTCAGAAAGTTCTGCAGCACCAGTTAAATGACTCGGCGGAACTCACCGCTTATTAA